From the genome of Rhizobium sp. NXC24, one region includes:
- the nuoK gene encoding NADH-quinone oxidoreductase subunit NuoK, with protein MVPLWWYILLAVILFVIGAAGVLLRRNILVVLMSLELLLNSVNINFIAFGRQYDDFRGQIFAIFVIAITAAEVAVALGILVALVRNKSTLKVDDVTMMKG; from the coding sequence ATGGTTCCGCTCTGGTGGTATATTTTGCTCGCAGTGATCCTCTTCGTGATCGGAGCAGCGGGCGTGCTGCTCAGGCGCAATATTCTGGTCGTGCTGATGTCGCTGGAACTACTGCTCAACTCGGTCAACATCAACTTCATCGCTTTTGGACGTCAATACGACGATTTCCGCGGGCAGATCTTCGCGATCTTCGTCATTGCAATTACCGCGGCGGAGGTTGCCGTCGCCCTCGGTATCCTGGTCGCCCTTGTGAGGAACAAATCCACCCTCAAGGTCGACGACGTTACCATGATGAAAGGATAG
- a CDS encoding NADH-quinone oxidoreductase subunit J: MDQGFFLLFATVSVIAALMVVVARNPVHSALALMACFLQVSAIFVLLGAPLLAAIQIFVYVGAIMVLFLFVIMMIDVREAVLQRFLPGGNLPALVLLVLLGVEMLVLVLRSPRFLATEPVVARGGDEIRQLSTTLFSDYLLPFEVASVILLAALIGAIVLARKESS; the protein is encoded by the coding sequence ATGGATCAGGGGTTCTTTCTTCTGTTCGCTACGGTGTCCGTGATCGCGGCCCTGATGGTCGTCGTGGCGCGCAATCCGGTTCACAGCGCATTGGCGCTGATGGCGTGTTTCCTGCAGGTTTCCGCAATTTTCGTCTTGCTCGGGGCGCCGTTGCTCGCGGCCATCCAGATCTTCGTCTATGTCGGCGCGATCATGGTCCTGTTCCTATTCGTGATCATGATGATTGATGTGCGCGAAGCGGTGTTGCAGCGGTTCTTGCCGGGTGGCAATCTGCCGGCTCTGGTGCTGCTCGTTCTGCTTGGCGTCGAGATGCTCGTGCTGGTTCTCCGGAGCCCGCGCTTTTTGGCCACGGAGCCCGTCGTTGCGCGTGGCGGCGATGAGATTAGGCAGCTCAGCACGACACTTTTTTCCGACTATCTTCTGCCGTTTGAAGTCGCCTCTGTCATTCTGCTGGCGGCACTGATCGGGGCTATCGTTCTGGCGCGGAAGGAGTCGAGCTGA